Within Labrus bergylta chromosome 18, fLabBer1.1, whole genome shotgun sequence, the genomic segment GGGGGCTGATGGTGATGTCAGCTATAGAGAAACTGctcagacaggtgagacagcttCTCAAAATAGTTAAGACACCCACCTGAGAATGGACAAGAaactttaatacattttgatgtGTTTTGGGGGTGTGTATGAATGTAGGTGGACTGGGGGTCATTGGACTACCTGGTAGTTGATATGCCTCCCGGGACAGGAGACGTCCAGCTATCAATCACACAGAACATCCCAGTAGCAGGcaagtatctctctctctccctctctctctctccctcacacacacacacatacacacacttctaTTTGAAGTGTTACAGAATGTAGTAGAGTTTTCTAAATTCATGGTATCAGCTAGTATGCTAGTCAGTGCATTAGTCCTCATAGTAATTTTTTTAAGCCCCTTTTAAGTCCGACCAGTCTGACAAAATATAATCCGCCTcctgaaagtgaagccaaaaaatGTAGAGCTCCCTCTGCTGACTGACTGCAGTAAAAGTCTTGAACCAGCCTCCTCATTAACAGTTGCCACATGGAtcaaactgtaaagttaaattacacacacaatgtttctCAAATCAGGATTATGTCATTGTATCTATGATAGTTATTAACAGGCTGATTTATGTGTTACTGTTTTGAGATAaatttagttttaattcattatttcatAAAGAAAAGAGCGGATGTAATATGCAGCTCCTTGCAGCATCCTCAACAGGTTTGGAAGAGTAAAAGAGGAAATGTATCAAaaatagggttagggttagtcgTTGAACTTTCCATAAAGAGTCTCttttctgctgtggactgtactgAGGGatctgtgacttttttttatcgtTGAGTTAATTGTGGGCTTTGGTAAGCAGGAGCATGGTGTCAATTCCTCAGCTCCACCAGTcggagatggagatggagacaTGTTCTCTATATGATACAGTCAGTGTATTTGGTGCAAAACAGTCGGCCTTCACAGCAGCCTTGCTCTGTGCGACCACCACAGATGGATCTGAATTTGGCTGACACAATTCAATGCATCATTTTCTATAGGGCACTTGTAATTTTATCAGAAAATTCAAAAAGCACAAGAGCAGGAAAAGCATTTCACCGAACCCGGGACGGTATGAAAAACTAGAATCTAAACAGTAACTGAAGCTGTCAGACAAATGTAGAGAAGTAAAAAGTAAGTTTCCCTCAGAGGGAGAAGAGGTAATGAATTGCATAAAACTTAAATACTCAAATAAGGGTAAATACCTTGAATGCGCGCTAAGGAAATGTATTTGGAAAAGTTCTGTTATACAAAATCCACCATTGGTGTTTCGTTGTGCAGGTGCTGTTATCGTGTCAACGCCGCAAGACATCGCTCTGCTAGATGCTCGGAGAGGAGCGGAGATGTTCAAGAAAGTTCACGTGCCGGTAATCTTTGTTGTATGAATGTTTGTCAATAAGGAGGCTTAAAGCCCTCAGCTCCTCCTATGTGTTTGAATCAAAGTTAGATTTAGACAAATTTCCCAATATAGCGACTGCTGTTTTTGAGCTTTGAaactctgcttcagaaaccaacgggtgacgtcactgagactacgtcctgATTTATACAGTTTAAGGGGTCCAACACCCATcgactgtttttttaatgttttttatacaCACATGAACTGAGGTTGGTGTTCCTGCAGGTTCTCGGTCTGGTTCAGAATATGAGCGTCTTCCAGTGTCCCAACTGTAACCACCAAACTCACATCTTCGGCTCTGATGGGGCCCGACAGCTCGCTGACACTCTGGGAGTCCAATTCCTTGGTAGGTACAGAAGCAGCAGCTCGTTTTAATAGAGAAGACAGCaggtttttttcagtttgtggaGTAACATTGTAACTTACTTAATAAATACTGCATAGGTATGACCATCTGTCTCAAGAGGTGCCACTCATGTCTTATTCCCCTGTTATGCCAAAACGATGAGCATGGTTTAAGGGATTTATTGTAGTCGAATAAAAATCTTTCAGCTGTAATTTCCTTTTTACACTTCTCTGTCATTCTCCAGGTGACATACCTCTTCATCTGAACATCAGAGAGATGTCAGACAGAGGGACTCCAGTGGTCATCTCCTCCCCAGACAGTCCGgaggtatttttttatttttttattcttcactatttttttaaatttaattcaatACTTTCCTGTTTAttgttgacttttattttctgtttttggcattcctggggcccgtttctgaaagaagcttcaacaaaccctcagtctaaccctgaTTTACTCTCAGATGAGAATCTCAGATTTTTTcggttccagatcagcagatttcagtttgttaaatcaactctgagtaggtccaCTCGGTGTTCAGCGCGTGCACCACGacgataaaaagccaacatgaacGGAGCCCCGATTCtacgattcaccatggcaacaggtgacaaaaaaacagatcctCCTACTTTCGATATAACCATTTCGATATATAGCCTATCTTCATGTGGACATACGGCGAATATGaacagaagaaggaaaaaaaggaacactgcTTCAGCGCAGCagcaaaggagagaaaagtagtgtaagagaaaacagctgctcaCGTCAGCGCGTAGTCTATTACTAATTTAATATTCAATCAGAATTATAATATTGCAGGTCAAAACTGGTGGAATTGTATTAAacctacaatttattttcattaagatgtAATCCAGCGGAAGAAAAgcgactttaaaacagctcaaaatgaaatataagaacATACTAGGCTCCTATAGCCTAGATTTAAAGTTAACTTAATTCAGAGTctatttgaatgtgcattaactTTATCCCCAACATAGTGGGGGATAATGCTGTATTCACACCTATgattcacacacataggctagGCTAAATATCCTCTCACCTTTAtcctgtttagtttattaattaattagaGCCTACATTAACATCTCCTGACGTTAATGTAGGCTCTAATTCCCTGCAGAGTAATGCAGTCCCTTCATGCCGAGGCTTGACTAAAAGACGAGCCATGTTCGATAAAATGGTTCGTTTTATACGCTGTAGTAATGCCTACCTCACGTATCAtatttaaaacaacctggatttttattcagacaaacggtgaatcttcactaacacGCGCGTGATACGGAGCGAATGTAGAATGAGGAAATGAAGCGGCgtttctggctctgaaagagggaggagacagagagaaactctGGGATTCACTGAAGGAAACCTGCTCCCAACCAGGTCAGGatcacagactcagttaccatagtaactgactcagaggtaaAGTTACCTCCCTCTCTGGAACGGGCTGGAGTTACCCCCTGCACAAAACCTTCATTCAGAAACGTGCCCCTGGTAGTGACAGttccttgtgtttatttgtatttttaaacaaacagattgTTCCTTACTCTCGCTAAGTACTTTAATcagcatatttgtgtgtgtgtgtgtgtgtgtgtttattttgcagGCTGAGGCATACAAGAAGGTTGCATCTGTTGTTGTCCAGAGACTTGAAGAAGTCAATACCTGATCTGCATTTCCAACAGGAAGTCAGCTGGTTTGACTGTGATGACtgtacactttttaaaacaaacaatatacaacaaacacgtaaaaaaaaaaaaaaaaaaagacatctacaaaacacacacagtagtaACACATAAAACACCTTCTCTGTCGTAAAACGCACAATAAGTTGAATTCAGGAGCACAGTTAGTATACTGTGTATAAGCACTGCAGTATTATTGAATGAATGTGAATCAATATGtgattatatttaataaaacagtGAGCGCAAAAGCCTGTGTGTTCATTATCTTctaattaacacattttaaccATTATAATAAATTGAATTCCATTTGGGATgataaataaaactttttttttttttttttttttttaaatatggtaATTTCTTCCAGCTGACGCCGACATTACTGTAAGCGCGCACACCGGAAGTGAGCTGCAGTGTCTCGACTCTCGGATCAGGCAGACATGGCGTGTTTGCTCCCGAGCAGCAGTTCAACTATGTtttcttctccaacaacaacaacgcgGCGACTGAGACACCGCTCGTGGATACGCTGTTTGTTTTTGGCGATGTGTTTAACGTCGCCGCCGGTCTCCGCGAAGCCG encodes:
- the nubpl gene encoding iron-sulfur protein NUBPL, whose translation is MAQITYSRLSHLLRISADNGSVLRRGPEIKNAASCCLQFVRCQRSVDSKALQERQKQVMAKGLPKQKPITGVKQVIVVASGKGGVGKSTTAVNLALGLMANDPSKSVGVLDADVHGPSIPKLMNLKGNPELSDHNLMIPLTNYGIPCMSMGFLVEDVAPIVWRGLMVMSAIEKLLRQVDWGSLDYLVVDMPPGTGDVQLSITQNIPVAGAVIVSTPQDIALLDARRGAEMFKKVHVPVLGLVQNMSVFQCPNCNHQTHIFGSDGARQLADTLGVQFLGDIPLHLNIREMSDRGTPVVISSPDSPEAEAYKKVASVVVQRLEEVNT